The following is a genomic window from Chanos chanos chromosome 1, fChaCha1.1, whole genome shotgun sequence.
TTTATTCTTTAAAGTGATGCTAAAAGGATCTCAATAGCTGGTTGTCAGATTAACAGTTAGTTCGCTGATGACACTGCATTATTTCCGAATAATGCATCACAGTTTGTTTAGGTTACAAATTATATAAAGATATTTTCTTAAGTTTCAGTTCTACATTTGAATCTCAGAAAATTGGAACGTCTGCCAATTAAGGAATGTACCAGTCCATCTATATACAACATTCCTGTGAAGTACCAAATCACATATTTAAGAATTGTGGTTACTAATGAtacctcatttttgaaaatcaggCACACGGTTCAAAAGTTACGTGCATAAACCCACCCCCAACTTTTGAACCATTGGTGAGGTAGTAGTAGTTGCCACAGAAAGTCCCAAGCCATTTGGCGGATGTCATTCACCCTCTTTCTCGCCTGtcttccctatctctctctacTATTGCTATCAGATTTGATTATTAGAATTTTCAGTGGTGCAGAAATTTTGGGCAAATGCTTCTGAGGGTATGTTGTAATTTTACTGAAATTTCTTTAGGATGGAAGTGTCCGTACAGAGGACACACCATAAATCTATGGAATTTTCCATTTTAGGATTGAAGGAAATGTCCATAAATTAATCGAAAAGGTACTGGTAATTTTCTGCCAAGACATTATCTGTTTTTCTACGGATTCTTTTCTTGCTGTTTGGTAATCGGTCACAGATGAAAAGCTATTGCCAAAAACGGACAGTCCTAAGATTAAAGGAAGGATGTATGAATTGAACGTTTTATTACCATGTTTGAACTTGTGCAACATGGGCTGTTGGGGAATCCTCTGTATGTTTCTCTTGgttgtctgctctctctctctctctctctctctctctcactctcacaatTCCCAAACCTCCCAACGGCCAGTCTGCGCCTGGTCATGTGTAGGTTAACACAGCGTCAACGGTGCAATGAAATGTGTTGGATGAGAGAAACAGGTTAGCTAAGCAATAAGATCACTAGTCATGGAAATATATAATGtaagatttaaataaaaatggtatgagctataaataaaatataaaactgtatCAATGGATGAAAAGAGGATTAATATGTAGAAGTAAAGTGACGAGTGCATTGCACATACTGTATTGCACATAGGGTATGCAGTCATGGTTGATAGAGCATTAAACAGTAACCAGTGCAGAGAGCAGGTAAGCGAATATGCAATGTGGAATATTTAGATAAGTGAGTTGAGAGGCCTGATGGACTGGTGGTAAAATCCATCCTTAAGTCTAATAGTACGTGCcgccatgctcctgtatcatCTGCCAGACGGTAGCAAGGAGAACAGTCTTTGATGGTATTTGATGATAACAGGGAGCAAAAAACAGGGGAGCAAAAAGTGAAGgtagtaaaaataaaattcactacaaaaagtaaaagtaacattcaaaaagtattttgaatttttttcaatTGTACATGCTTTTGTCCCTGTTTTATAGTTTTAGAGGGCTGCTTgctatttatatatttgtttattcatttattttttaattatttttttctatttatttatttattagtattAGTGCTTCTCATCAGACAGGTAAAGACCTATTCTGcagtgtgtgattgtctgtaGTGCTGTCAGTTGTGTTGAATTATTTATTCACGTAATCACTGTGTGGTGTAGGTTGGGTTTTCCTTATTTAGGCTTTTTTTCTTGGCATCATAAGCTGGTTGTAAATTAATTACGGATTGCTGTGGACGGCTCCTTTAGATGTTTTACTCATTGGCTGATTGGCAACTGGTGTTCTTTTAAGATTCGTTATGGTCTTACGGCCGTTAAGGCAGCACCTCTAGACCCCCAACATTTTAGCCCATCGTTTGCTTTttagtatttgtgtttttataaatttcACTTGCATATTTTACAAccttttatttgtaataaaagcacctgtttattctgtgtaTCTGGGTCTCGTTCTAGTTGTTGTCTCAGACACTGGTAACCTAAACGTGGGGGCAAGAGCAACTATACTGCTGTCTACCATATTGACACAGTATTGCCATTGAATTATCATGATCAAAGTTCTTTCGCCCGCAGTTAAATATTCGTCAAAATCTTCTATCAGCTCCTGCCTCCAAGCATAAGAGGGTTTCACTTTCGGCTCATTGTGTTAATTGCATTTACAGAATTAAGAATTCAGGAGTTCAGAATTGCGGATACTTAATATTTTTTTAGGATCTACACCTTCAGCAATATGAACATACTGTCTACACTTTTGTGTTTCCTAACATTTTGTGCTGTTGTGAATGCAGGTATTGTATTCAATTTTTACTACTCAGGCTTACCAGTTTTACTTTGTTCTATTTACAAAAGGCTTCCGTGTACCGGGTAATCACAATGTAAGGTCATGTAAACGATAAGAAAATTTAAGGTTTTGATTTCTGTTATAACAATGGTATTTACAGTTTACAACCGACAGTGTTGTTTTCAACATGCAGTAGTTTACCTCAAATTAAAaccaatgtctctctctctctctgtccttctctgtgtgtatacagactGCTTGAAAAAATGTGAACGTTTTAGGACGTTTAACAGAAATACTTGCGCTTATTGCACTGTCCTATCGTATGTATGCCAAAGGTTTAACCACAATCTAAGAAGGTGTGGGCGAGCGTGACACTCCAGTTTATAGTTTACAAATATTTGGAGAAAACATATTTGAAGACAAATTCGAtacaaattcaaataaattcGAAAATAGTTTGggaaaagacaaacaattaGTTAATTCTTAGGCTATGCCAAAAACAGCGGATGCTGAAAGGTGATGTCAGTAACATAAATGAAATGGTGTTCAGTTTTCCCCGCAAGCGCTCGTTTCTCATAGTTGAAGTTGGTTAGACTTTGAAAAGCTGGGCAAAATGGACTTCGTACAGTAATGTGCCGCGACTGAGGGAGTAACAGGTTGGCAGGTTGAAACTGGAGTTACTGGCATTCGGAAAATTATGTAACACTAGATCAGCAAACCCGGCTCTTAACCAAACAAAAATAGCCTGATATAAAATGTCACTTCCCAGCCGACATTTCAAGGCTTACTCATGGTTGAGTCAACGTCATGGATCAAGGTTGAATGACCGCTGAATTTGGTTtcgattttgaaaatcgaaccAACGTTCACACAGCGATGTTGTTTCAACGTCTCAATTTTCAACGTGGGTGAAAGTGTTGCGCCAACATTGAGTTAAGTATTGACATTGAAAATAGAATCAACATAGACATCGCGACATGGTTCACACTAGAAGCATTACTTACACTAGAGAATTGAATTATGTTTCGCTTCTAAATTactcttatttgtttatttaattatgttACAATATGATGCTGTGCTATGACTAAAATATACTCAACTTACTCAGTCAATCTAAACTATAAGATGTTACAATGAAGCAAAGGTCActtattaataaacaaaagaatctAAAAGTACAGAACAACCAACCTGATACCTAGGCCTACACTTCACCAAATGGTGACGTCCCAAATTActatctgtaacataaaaacttaaaacttaGAAAAAGGCATCCCAAAAACACCGGTAAACATCCCCCAACATACATCTACTTCAAACATGTTgtctaacaacaaacaaacagtaaacttGCCCAACAGAGTAAAAGGGGCGAGGCCAACGACCACTCTCCGACGCTGCAATATTATAACCTAGTTTCCAATTGgatcaacatgacaatactGTCTTGATCAGGAATTTAATGTAGGCTACACCtcatatgttttcagtgtaattgcGATATGTAATGCAACTTGCTGTGCATAACTTGCAATACTGATATGCCTATActataaacatgaaaataaacaactCTAAATAAGTCAATAGTAAAGCttgaatgtgatcaaatgaAACTCCCTGGAAAAGGATATTATGAcactttcctgaataaatatgagaGAAAGCAGCTGTTACAATTTCCTTTTGCTTATTGTTGAAGACATTGTTGATTCAATGTACAGATCTTTCACCGTTGAAATTTCAACATTGATTGAAGtattttgttaacatttctGCAACCATTGGCATTaatgtaacgacctcgtctcctcccgcaccgactccagccattcagcgatcggcaTCGCCAGTCTACTTATTTTACAGTCCTCTCCCACAACAACTGACACAGGAACTCTCAACATTATATATGAATTTAAGTAAGGTCTCAAAAATCCACAGTTCATGCAGGCAGCTAGGTTGACAACAGCAAACCTCTGTCCATTATCTGATCTTTTGCATCTTTTTGTTTATGTGGGTCATAGAATTTTAAATTGTAAGTAAGCTTCctcacttgctctctcacatacaaatcCATACAGTATGTCAATTCAATAAATTTCTTGTCTTTGTAATTCACTCTGTTGATTGCAAAAGAAGCCTTGCTCTCAAAGCAGTTGACTTTAAAGGCTGAAAAAATACTTTTATACTCACAGGCTCTCACTCTTTGCTTGCATTTGCAACATACATCATGGGAGAAACACAGTTTCCTGAGTTTGGTGCGGCGGTGATGCTGGATGATCTGCAAGTGGGATACTATGACTCAACAGAGGAAAGGTTTTTCCACCGGAGGCACAACAATACTGAAGACTATGTTGCAGAGCAGAAAGATGCTCGCCTTGTATTTGGAAATATGCATAGTGATGTCAAATTTCTAACAACATATCTAATGCATCAACTCAACCACACAGATGGTGAGAGCACTTCAAATTTGCAGCACAGTTATACCTTATCAAGATGATTTTGGGATGCTAGTTACCCAGTTCATATGGAGTCATACTGGCTAGATCCTGTCATGCTTTTTCCCCATAGAATCACCCtatcatgtttttgtctttctgaagTCATGAGTACAATATGTTGGCACATGTTAAAAGCACTTAGTAGTTCTTGATGTATCCTTGATATAAATCATAAAATTTTGAGCAAACTATTTTCATTAATCAGTTAATTTCTGTAACACATTCAATTAGCAATCCTAACTGAAGGCAAGTGCAGTGATACATATCCACAACCACCCTGGGCAAGACTGCTATCCCATACTATATTAAACAGGCTTACAGGCTCATCACATATTACTTGCTACACTCTCTGTGGAATtagttaattatttatttgcttacttTTTCCCTTGATATTTTCAGGAGTTTATGTTTATCAAAGAATCTTCGGATGTGAGCTGCTGGATGGTAGTAAATCAGGACAAATGAAGTTGCTGGATGCTTTCAGTGGCATGAACGTGGTGGAAGTTCAATTCAACATGCAACAGGGCACCTTTCGACGGAACTTTGAGTCGATAAAGGCTAATGAATGGACCGCAGATGATTTGCTGGTGAGGATGGTTTATCGTCCTATCTGCATTAAAACCCTGGAGAGATACCttcaaaatgagaaaagatATGTAATGAGAAAAGGTAAGACCAAATACAAACACCTGCTCCTATCTGGTCTTATACATTGTTGTTTTGACCTTCATATTATGGAGAAAAATTGATATTTGGGTCAGAGTTCATGAGTCCTCAAGTACACCCTCAAACTTTGTTAAAAAGTTGTTTGATAGTTATATcagaattttattttactaaatTACAGCAAAGCAAATTTCTTAATAACCTAAGTAGGGCTGATCCTATTCCTCATGAGGCTCTTAACAATATTTTCTGAAATCTTTTGTCTCCCAGTGCCATTGTATGAATTGCTTTAAATCAAGATTTGACTCttaagacaaaaacattcttATATTTTTTCATTGGGCAGAGTAACATTTTAAATTGATACCATGTTGGATGTAGTCACCGACTCAGAGATGTCTgtattccttttcttttctttttttttggagtggtcAATTGCTTGCATTACTGTACGTCCCCCTATGGTTTGACACCCATGGGAGTATAGGAGGGTGTGAAATATTGTATGCATTCTCCAATACATGCAAAAGTCAGCCACCACTGTCATTTCTTTTATGCTAGCTAGCATGGCAAATTGTCAGCTTATTAGCATTTATTATTTCTCATGCAACTGTGTCTTAACTTAAATCTAATATTTTAAATCAATGGCTGGGTCTAAGTTTATGTCCTTTGTTAATGctcaattcatttttcttatttgttatCCCTTAACAATATTCTTTTTCTTAGCTGGCTGTCTGGTTGTAATTATTTACCTTATATCTGTTGAATACTACATATTAATCCAATTCTATCTCAAGAACACTCTGCACTTACATAGTATCAACATTTTGTCCATGTCATGCCAAAATAGTGGTGTGACATCTCTGGTGAAGTAAGAAATTTCCCAGTTTActtattttggaaaaacacatttttggagATGCATGGCTGATCACAACAGATTTAGCATAATTCagcaccacaaacaccacagctgGTAATGACTCATTGGAATGtgctgaaggttttttttagaGTGTCCATTTTCTCTACCACAGTGAAACCCAGAGTAAGACTCCTGAAGAAGACACTTAGAGACTCTGACAAGGTTCAGGTGACATGTCTGGCCACTGGTTTTTACCCTCGTCACATCAACCTGACTCTGTTCAGAGATGGTCAGTCTGTGTCTGAGGACCAGATCACTGGAGGGATACTGCTACCTAATGGAGATGGAACCTACCAGATGAGGAAGAGTTTGGAAGTCAGTGAAAAGGaactgagggagagacagtacACCTGCACAGCCACCCACCTCAGCCTGGACAACAAGCTGGACATCAGTGACGGTAACATATATCATTTTGGTTCATAATATACAGAACACTTTTGTAGTGCTGTTGCTGGGCAGcctttcattttgtcatgttgtgCAAGTTTGAAATtgactgttttgtgtttattatttgtaGTTATTCTAGATAATTGGCAGCCCTTTTGGTAGTGATATCTTTGCATGGGATAATTTTGTGGCCTCACTGAAGGTTTGCTTGAAAGCTCTGTTTTCACTGAATATTAAATCATCTTTTAAGTGCAATCCTAtcctgaaaagaaagaaagaaagaaagaaagaaagtactGTTTATAGGATTACTTGCACCTTTTCATTGTAAAACAGTATTTGAGATTTGGTATTTGCTTAATAAGGGAGTTAACAATTATATTTGGCATTTCAACGTGTGGAGGTACCCCTTTGTGCTTTGACTCTTCATCTTAATCTTGTATATGGCTCTAGCCAATCGTGAGCgatctgttttttaaaagtaaaggAATCCCATAAATGTAAGCCAAAGATGAAATGGCATATGGAAAGCCTGTGTGTAGTACATGACTCAAACTTGGTATTTGGTGTGATTTTCCCACCATGGCAATGAAATTAATACTAAACTTtgcacaatatttttttttgcagttttaaatattaacaaaGTCTCTGTTTACTTGCTTTGACAGATTATGGTCCAGATCTGCCGATTCTACCCCTAGTGATCCCTATACTGGTGgtcttgtttgtgttggtgATGACTATTATCGCTGGCTATGTCATATGGAAGAGATCCACAGGTACAATAACAACAGCGAGAGAGATATTAGCCAAGTTAACAAGGATCACAACCAGACAGATTATTTCTTATTGTAACATCTGTATGTCAGCCATCACGTGCCCTGTCAAATATTGCCAAATTCTGTAGAGGCTGAGCATGGTATTTACACTGTAATGTGTTGATTTATTTGAGTCATTACGTTCTAGGGCAACGGCATCAGGGAGAATACTCTGCTACTACAAGTGAGTGTTTGAAGTTTTAGTGGAACTAAAGTTTTACATAATAGCTCGGCAGTATGTTTAAAGTGTATGATATAATCCTGTCATTTGACAGCTTATTTTAATGATCTCTGCAGTGTACAGTGTATCACACCCATATTCAcagtctcctctctgttttcagatgCGGAACAAAATATGCCATCTGCAGATCCCACATTATGACACAGTTTCTGCTCAAATGACCTCAGAATACTTAGTGTATCAAAGCTAGTAAAATTGAATTATGGCGTGAATTGTAATTGATTCGGACCTAAAAGCTTTCAGTGTGACATGTTTTACTTTGCATGATTTTTTCAACTTTACTGCCCTATTTGATCTTCACTTTGTTCTAAATTCTTCATTTCAACTCAGTGAGTTTAACTTTTCGGTCTTACTGCCTTAAGCAAGATCAGATTTCACATCCTCACCTTTCAACCAGACTTCAAGCTAAAGAGTGACCAACATTTTCCCTTATCACTACTTACTGCTACTGTAAATATTACATGTTAAATAGCTGCATGTTCCTTAAAGTTATAGTTTTGTTAACAGACttactgtcacagcctgcaccacattttggacttttgttttgatatggcttttgctcttgttctgtgtctgtctctgcccctcacctgatcctctttattctatttattaaccttgtttcAGCCTTGTTAATTTGCACCAATCATGTTTCTCCAgcttagttctcctcttgtatttaagcccttgtgtttgtcttgtccctggtctattgttgtttgttttcatttgcagacactgtttggctgcactgtttatatccagtttttgttcctgtctaTTTAtctacattttgtaagtaaagtcctccttttagTTATCACCATCAAtgtgtcttgcgtttgggtccagctccactgcacgccttACATTTGTACTATCTTTTAAAACCTTTACCAAGTGAGTGCAAATGTACCTCAGATGTAGTATTATCCAGGGCTCATTTAATATTGTGTCCACTATTTCACACCATTGACTTTCTCCTTTAGTCTGGCCACAGATATTTCTGAGCTCACTCAGAGGAAGTCTCAGTTAAGAGACTGAGTAAATTCTGCCAGGTACCCTCTAAAGCTGACTTCTTAAAATAATGCCAATGACAGCACAAATCATAGCtaaacagttgtgtgtgtgtttaagaaagACTGCATTAACATAATGCCTTTGACCACTGGAGAACAATGCTCAACCAATGACTGTTCAAGTTCACCTGCCTATAAGTCTGTAATTTATTAGCTGGTCACCTGCACTAGCAGGAAAACAGAAGTTGCAACTTTTTACAAACGACACCCCATATGATTCAACCACTTGTGGAACTTGATCAGCTTAATGTCAGACTGTAGTAAGATGTTGCAGGgagtttttaaattttcatgttttgttgaCCAACCGAGAGAGAGAACTCTCAGAGAAGCAAATAAAAAACGTCCTAAAAACATGTGATTTTGAGTGCATTTGCTGCTGAAGATTATTATCCTGGCATTTTCGCTACTAAAATGTGGAAAGCAACTCTTAAATTAAAGATAATAGTGACTAAAATCAAGCtcaaattaattaatattaCCCATTTGAAATCCACTTAAAGTTTATGCTGATATTGAGAGAGACTGCTCATACAGTAAAGCATGAACTAAAGCCAGCATATTACATGGCTTTtttgtggtgggggggggggggtccagacCTGTCCACATAGTCATATTTTGGACAGAAGTGTACAGttttataaaacataaatatactgCTTGGCTTTTGCAACTACAGTCAGTCCAAAGCAATGAATAATATTTCATCAACCTTGCTGATTCATCAAGAACCTCTAGTAATAACATTTGAACAATAAGTCAAGCGGTATGTTAAATCTGGTGTGACCCCCACCAAAATGAAAGCTATGAAAACGATCaacctctctgcctcctctcagATCTTTATATAGTATGTTATTTTGAAACATactgtgtctctgcatgttcTACTTCTTTATAATCATCATcatatcatcatcataataataacaataaatgtTCGATATTGCAACATGTGTTCACTGTGTCAGTACAATACAGGCCTGCAGGGAAGGAGGAAGGAAGGATCAACAGTTGTGCCTACAGGAAATGGAGGGAGGGTGGGTTAGATGCAGAACCCGAATATGGTCAGGGGTGTCCTCTCTGTACTCTGTGACTTAACATTACTGAGGAGTTTAGAGGGACTTTCCACAACAGCAAGTAGGAAACCACAGAGGGTGTTAAATTACTCTAATTTTAACTCCGCAATCAGAGGCTTCTATATTAGCGGACACACGTCCAAAACAGAAAACTCGGTTTGTTGCCATCGTTTTAATCCATGTCATGGTTGATGAATTGGTGTTCCGGAATGCTGAATTAGGAAATTCCTTCTGCACAATGAACAGACTGAACATTCTCAtgtgttttctgacattttcatcaACTGTCAACGCAGGTAAGCGTCTCTTTTCACATGATTGTTTTAGTATATTCTTCTTATGACCATTAGGACTTGATATAGTCTAGCCAACTTTAAAAATTttgagaggagaaggagaagaagaagaataaaaacaagaagaatAAACacaagaagaaggagaagaaaaagtgcTTTATTAGTCTCTCACGCACACTAGCAGTGAGTGGTGAAATGTTGCCTCTGCACtaaacccatcctaacaccagtgagcacacacaaacactacaatcagtgaacacacacacacacacacacactaggggctagaagcagtgggcagccacacaagggcccagggaccaactccagttctttttgctagtgccttggtcaaggtcactgacaggagtatcaATCCTAGCCTAGGATACATGTCTTTGACCTGTATGAAGTATTGTGCCAGCTTGCTCTATCACAAGCGGGATAAATTCAGCAGTTTTTTGTGACTGTACTTTATTCTGGTAAAATAACAGGAGGAGTATTATATGCTATTTCTGAAATTCAGAATCAAATCTGCATTAAGTTACATATGGACTATTTTACCACACctcgcctctttttttttaataccttaTATATGGATTTTTAATGGAAACATTTCAACAGTcgaccacacaaacaaaaaagaagaaccatccctcccctcccaccccacccttcATGCAACATTAAGGACTACAAAACAAGAAGTATAAAgattaactttaaaaaaaaaaaaatccagaaacgCAATGGGTCTTAGTGGAAAGTAAGAATAACTGAACCACATGGTGGAAGAGgatggatgcatgtgcaggtcacTTTATTCAAGTCAAATAAGATTTCAAAAACTTACAACCTGAAGAACTGGCGAACAGAATGGACACCCTCCACAGAACAgcaaacaacacaagacaaagaaacaggaaaacgAAGGAGTGTTTatacaaaactaaactaaagacaggtgaaaactgaacagaacttaACGGGGCTAAACCAGGAGGAGACTAAACTAAGGGGAccaacaggactgaaccaaaacCCAAGTGCACAACAGAACCCAAactggccactagagggggaagaaataaaacacaagaacaaaagaaacaggGCGTGACAGTTGGCTGCTAATCTGAATCTATTCTGATTTGTTctgacttgttttgttttgtttttgttctgaaagCTATCCAGTAAAAGTTTCTACGTTAAGCTGTGTTTCACATTGGACAAAACTGGATTTTcagcagcaaacaaacaaacaaacaaatgaaatcacAATTTACATTCTATCATACCCACAGGTGCACACTCTTTGCTTGCCTTTGCTACATATATAGCAGGCAAAACACCATTTCCTGAACTTAGTGTTGTACTGATGTTGGATGATATGCAACTGGGTTACTATGATTCAGCTGACAGCAGATGTGTCCACCGCCGCCCGCACACCAATTCAGAAGACTATGATAGTGAACAGAAAGatgctgctgttgtgtttggaaaTTTGTTTGagcaaatgaaatataaaacaacacGCTTAAGAAAACAGTTAAATTCCACTAATGGTAagttttcagtttctcattttctAGCCAATTAATAGTGTTTGAGGATGAGTATTCTACCCTGTTCTTGTAATTAGAGTGTGGATTACTCAATGAATCAGCGAGCAGGTTTAATCACTCACTACAGAGTTGCAGGTCAGCAGTTCATGACGTCGATCTCCTTTCATATTTAAGGCCTTGTAGTATTTTGCATAGGCCTAGTGTTTAAAGATGTCTGCTCAGCATCAGCAAACAAATTCCTTTTATGATTTCATCTCTGTAAATGAATTGGCAATCTAAAAGCAACCTCACTATTTGATGTCAGATTTTCACTGGAACTATTGTCATGACCTCATCTTTCTTTTACCCCCCCACCCATCACTGCCACCACCATCTGAAGAGATTGATGTTTTTCAGAGGATCAGTGGGTGTGAGCTGTTGGACGGTGACGTCCAAGGACAATTTAAGTTATTAGATTCTTACAGTGGCTTTGCTGGAAACCTACTGGAACTGAATTTCAACTTGCAAAAGAAGACTTCACTGTGGAGCATGGATTCGATAATCGACTGGGGCATTCACACTGAAAGTGGTACTAAAGTGATAGTGGAAAATATTTATCAGCCTATATGCATCAAAATCTTACAGAGGTaccttcagagagaaaaaagatatttgCTGAGGAAAGGTAAGAACATGTCTTTTCCACTAATTTTGTTGAGTTACACATAATGGGCTCCATACATTGGTTTAAATGTTGGGTTAAATCTATTTTAGTATAGATGGTTtaaacctgtccagggtgtttccccacctttcgccctatgactgctgggataggctccagcaccccccacgaccctaatcaggataaacggcttagatagtgagtgagtgagtgagtgagtggtttaaATCTGTGGTTTTGCTTTGGGTGTGCAGTTTATGATTTTTCGATGGATTTGGCCACACAGGTAAGAGTAAGTCAGATTATCAGAAAAGCAGCATAT
Proteins encoded in this region:
- the LOC115805203 gene encoding popy Class I histocompatibility antigen, A-1 alpha chain-like, which encodes MGETQFPEFGAAVMLDDLQVGYYDSTEERFFHRRHNNTEDYVAEQKDARLVFGNMHSDVKFLTTYLMHQLNHTDGVYVYQRIFGCELLDGSKSGQMKLLDAFSGMNVVEVQFNMQQGTFRRNFESIKANEWTADDLLVRMVYRPICIKTLERYLQNEKRYVMRKVKPRVRLLKKTLRDSDKVQVTCLATGFYPRHINLTLFRDGQSVSEDQITGGILLPNGDGTYQMRKSLEVSEKELRERQYTCTATHLSLDNKLDISDDYGPDLPILPLVIPILVVLFVLVMTIIAGYVIWKRSTGQRHQGEYSATTNAEQNMPSADPTL
- the LOC115805211 gene encoding T-cell surface glycoprotein CD1b-2-like; protein product: MSDFHWNYCHDLIFLLPPHPSLPPPSEEIDVFQRISGCELLDGDVQGQFKLLDSYSGFAGNLLELNFNLQKKTSLWSMDSIIDWGIHTESGTKVIVENIYQPICIKILQRYLQREKRYLLRKVKPRVRLLKKTLTHSTRTQVTCLATGFYPRHINLTLLRDGQPIPEDQLTGGILLPNTDGTYQMRKSLEVSAGEVNHNYTCVVTHLSLDNKLDISMGHKELTKSRNTATASTENNECSPETK